The following proteins are encoded in a genomic region of Periophthalmus magnuspinnatus isolate fPerMag1 chromosome 23, fPerMag1.2.pri, whole genome shotgun sequence:
- the stc1l gene encoding stanniocalcin 1, like: MQASSVVFLLCALSLVTGFDSLPEEAAPRRARFSSNSPTDVARCLNGAVAVGCGFFSCLENSTCDTDGMHEICELFLHTAATFNTEGKTFVKKSLHCIIQGISAKVFQTIRRCNIFQRMIAEVQEECYTSLDICTVARTNPDAIGEVVQVPAHFPNRYYSTLLQTLQGCDEQTVDTVRTGVLSRLGPDMETFLQLVQNKPCPTGSNSAAYNNPSSWRNMPVFNIQPGFRSRDPTHLFARKRSLEDSEAQAPTQN, translated from the exons ATGCAGGCCAGCTCTGTTGTCTTCCTTCTCTGCGCCTTGAGCCTCGTCACTGGCTTCGACTCACTGCCCGAGGAGGCTGCCCCGCGCAGAGCCCGCTTTTCCTCCAACAGCCCGA ctgATGTGGCCAGATGTTTGAATGGTGCTGTGGCTGTGGGGTGTGGATTCTTCTCCTGTCTTGAGAACTCCACCTGTGACACTGACGGCATGCATGAAATATGTGAGCTGTTCCTCCACACAGCAGCTACCTTTAACACAGAG GGCAAAACATTTGTCAAGAAAAGCCTGCACTGCATCATCCAAGGAATCAGTGCTAAAGTCTTCCAGACCATTCGCCGCTGCAATATTTTCCAAAGAATGATTGCAGAG GTGCAAGAAGAATGCTACACGAGTCTGGACATATGCACAGTGGCCCGTACAAACCCTGATGCTATTGGAGAGGTGGTGCAGGTGCCGGCTCACTTCCCTAATAG GTACTACAGCACTCTGCTGCAGACTCTCCAGGGCTGTGATGAGCAGACAGTGGACACAGTGAGAACTGGAGTCCTGTCCCGTTTAGGGCCGGATATGGAGACCTTCCTGCAGCTGGTGCAGAATAAGCCCTGTCCCACTGGCTCTAACTCCGCCGCCTACAACAACCCCTCCAGCTGGAGGAACATGCCTGTGTTCAACATCCAGCCGGGCTTCAGGAGCCGAGACCCCACTCACCTGTTTGCCAGAAAGAGGTCTTTGGAAGACAGCGAGGCACAGGCTCCAACACAGAACTAA
- the LOC117391302 gene encoding cGMP-dependent protein kinase 1-like, with amino-acid sequence MAGSKCTGTLRDLQLALQLKIEELRQRDALIDELELELDTKDDLIRQLQIELDRHRKLSSTPCTSGNSGGTPLPAPVIPDEPQRTKRQAISAEPTALDPSQLSDVTLTSYCKTKESRELIQRALMDNDFMKHLEHGQIVTIMDCMYPTSVAKGCCVIQEGDDGSTVYVLEEGMVEVTKQGKKLCRIGPEKVFGELAILYNCTRTATVTALTDIKLWAIDRQIFQTIMMRTGLIKHSQYTDFLRSVPSFQTLPEDVLSKLADVLEETHYNDSDYIIRQGATGDTFFIISEGQVKVSQQNSNEEQVMEKIMSKGEWFGEQALKGEDVRTASVTAVGDVTCLVIDRESFKQLIGGLDSVNSKQYDSDELKAKLQAETDFFSSVSLNDFNIICTLGVGGFSRVELVQLKSDTNRSFALKVLKKRHILDTSQQGHILSERRIMIEAHSPFIIRLYRTFRDSKYLYMLLEVCLGGELWTLLRDRGSFDDGTTRFYTGCVIEALAFLHSRGIIYRDLKPENIILDHRGYAKLADFGFAKKVGLGKKTWTFCGTPEYVAPEIILNKGHDSSADCWSLGILIYELLSGSPPFSGSDPMKTYNIILRGIDMVEFPKKITKSAANLIKRLCRDNPSERLGNQKNGIKDIQKHKWFEGFNWEGLRQGTIDSPFTPSVEGPLDNSNFDYFPEDAEEPPADEESGWDIEF; translated from the exons ATGGCTGGGTCCAAGTGCACGGGCACACTCAGGGATCTGCAGCTCGCTCTGCAGCTAAAAATTGAAGAGCTGCGGCAGCGAGATGCGCTTATTGATGAGCTCGAGCTGGAGTTGGACACTAAGGACGATCTGATCCGACAACTGCAGATAGAACTGGACAGACATCGCAAACTGTCGTCGACACCGTGCACTAGTGGCAACTCTGGTG GGACCCCACTGCCAGCCCCGGTGATTCCAGATGAGCCTCAGCGCACAAAAAGACAGGCTATATCTGCAGAGCCCACAGCCCTAGACCCCTCTCAACTTTCAGATGTAACTCTGACCAGTTACTGTAAAACAAAGGA GTCCAGGGAGCTGATCCAAAGAGCTTTGATGGACAACGACTTCATGAAACACTTGGAGCATGGGCAG ATTGTCACAATCATGGACTGCATGTATCCCACAAGTGTGGCCAAGGGCTGCTGCGTTATCCAAGAGGGAGATGATGGCTCCACTGTATATGTTTTAGAGG aggGGATGGTTGAGGTGACAAAACAAGGAAAGAAACTGTGTAGAATTGGTCCAGAAAAGGTGTTTGGAGAGCTGGCCATTCTGTACAACTGCACCCGAACTGCTACTGTCACAG CTCTGACTGATATCAAACTTTGGGCAATTGATCGTCAGATTTTTCAGACAATCATGATGCGAACCGGTCTGATCAAACATTCCCAGTACACAGATTTCCTTCGCAG CGTCCCTTCCTTTCAAACTCTACCTGAAGATGTACTCAGTAAACTTGCTGATGTCTTAGAGGAG ACTCATTACAATGACAGTGATTACATTATCCGCCAGGGAGCCACTGGAGACACATTCTTCATCATCAGTGAAGGACAG GTGAAAGTGTCCCAGCAGAACTCTAATGAGGAGCAGGTGATGGAGAAGATTATGTCCAAAGGAGAGTGGTTTGGAGAGCAGGCTCTGAAAGG TGAGGATGTGCGCACAGCCAGTGTTACAGCGGTAGGGGATGTCACATGTCTCGTCATTGACCGAGA GTCTTTCAAACAGCTCATTGGAGGACTGGATAGTGTCAATAGTAAACAGTACGACAGCGATGAGCTCAAGGCCAA GCTACAGGCAGAGACAGATTTCTTCTCCAGTGTGTCCCTCAATGATTTTAATATCATCTGTACTCTGGGGGTGGGAGGATTCAGTCGTGTGGAGCTG gtgCAGCTAAAGAGTGACACAAATCGATCATTTGCCCTGAAGGTGTTAAAGAAGAGACACATCCTGGACACAAGTCAGCAGGGCCACATCCTCTCAGAGCGCCGCATTATGATTGAGGCTCATAGTCCGTTTATTATTAG GCTGTACCGCACGTTTAGGGACAGCAAatatctctacatgctgctggaGGTGTGTCTTGGGGGAGAACTGTGGACTCTGCTGAGAGACAG GGGTTCATTTGATGACGGGACCACACGCTTCTACACAGGCTGCGTTATTGAGGCACTGGCCTTTCTGCACTCCAGAGGCATCATCTACAGAGACCTGAAGCCTGAAAACATCATCCTGGACCACAGGGGATATGCCAAACTG GCAGACTTTGGCTTTGCAAAGAAAGTGGGTTTGGGTAAAAAGACATGGACATTCTGTGGAACCCCAGAGTATGTTGCACCTGAGATCATATTGAACAAAGGGCATGACAGTTCGGCTGACTGCTGGTCTTTAGGGATACTCATCTATGAGCTGCTCAGTGGAAG TCCTCCATTTTCAGGCTCTGACCCCATGAAAACCTATAACATCATCCTCAGAGGCATCGACATGGTTGAATTCCCCAAAAAAATCACCAAGAGTGCAGCCAACCTCATCAAACGATTATGCAG AGATAACCCATCAGAAAGACTGGGCAATCAGAAGAACGGGATTAAAGACATTCAGAAACACAA GTGGTTTGAGGGCTTCAACTGGGAAGGCCTCCGTCAGGGAACAATAGACTCTCCTTTTACACCTTCA GTGGAGGGGCCTTTAGACAACAGCAACTTTGACTATTTCCCAGAGGACGCTGAAGAGCCTCCTGCCGACGAGGAGTCAGGCTGGGATATTGAGTTTTAA
- the LOC129457390 gene encoding L antigen family member 3-like: MATTEQQHELSGNHATGKLGFSLDVPFPSSREALIALRSLSPDKEPRKGGISKEITVKDNTLSVRWSADEARILRVSVNSFMDHLLLVLETMEMFSLPVSQ; the protein is encoded by the exons ATGGCGACGACGGAGCAGCAACACGAGCTTTCTGGCAATCATGCCACAGGAAAACTAGGATT TTCTCTGGATGTTCCCTTCCCATCCAGCCGTGAAGCTCTTATCGCTCTGCGGTCTCTGTCTCCAGACAAAGAGCCCCGCAAAGGAGGCATCAGCAAAGAGATCACAGTGAAAGACAACACACTGTCTGT gAGGTGGAGTGCAGACGAAGCTCGTATTCTCCGTGTTTCTGTGAATTCATTTATGGATCATCTATTACTTGTATTAGAGACTATGGAGATGTTTAGTCTTCCAGTTTCACAATGA
- the wdr45 gene encoding WD repeat domain phosphoinositide-interacting protein 4 — MAQQRGVNSLQFNQDQSCFCCAMETGVRIYNVEPLMEKGHLDHEQVGSVALCSMLHRSNLLAIVGGGVSPKFSEISVLIWDDARESRDPKDKLVLEFTFTKPVLAVRMRHDKIIIVLKNRIYVYTFPDNPVKLFEFDTRDNPKGLCDLCPSPEKQLLVFPGHKCGSLQLVDLSNTKPGTSSAPFTINAHQSEIACVALNQPGSVAASASRKGTLIRLFDTTTRDKLVELRRGTDPATLYCINFSHDSSFLCASSDKGTVHIFALKDTKLNRRSALARVGKVGPVIGQYVDSQWSLASFTVPAECACICAFGKNTSKNVNSVIAICVDGTFHKYVFTPDGNCNREAFDVYLDICDDDDF, encoded by the exons ATGGCTCAGCAGAGAGGAGTAAACAGCCTACAGTTCAACCAGGACCAGA GTTGTTTCTGTTGTGCGATGGAGACAGGAGTAAGAATTTATAATGTGGAGCCCCTTATGGAAAAGGGTCATCTGG atcATGAACAGGTGGGAAGTGTTGCCTTGTGTTCCATGCTGCATCGCTCCAACTTACTGGCaatagtaggaggaggagtcagtCCAAAATTCTCTGAAATATCAG TTCTTATTTGGGATGATGCCAGAGAATCACGTGATCCTAAAGACAAGCTTGTGCTGGAGTTTACCTTCACTAAACCTGTATTAGCTGTTCGGATGAGGCATGACAA gattattattgtactgaaaaacagGATATATGTGTACACATTTCCAGACAATCCAGTCAAGCTTTTTGAGTTCGACACCAGAGATAATCCTAAAG GTTTGTGTGACTTGTGTCCTAGTCCAGAGAAACAGCTTTTGGTTTTTCCTGGACACAAATGTGGCAGTCTACAGTTAGTT GATCTGTCCAACACAAAGCCTGGGACATCGTCTGCTCCATTCACAATAAATGCACACCAAAGTGAAATTGCTTGTGTTGCACTGAATCAACCAGGAAGTGTGGCAGCATCAGCATCCCGCAAAGGAACCCTAATCCGTCTCTTTGATACAACGACTAGAGACAAACTTGTAGAGCTGCGCAGAGGAACTGACCCGGCTACTCTCTACTG CATCAATTTCAGCCATGACTCTTCATTTCTGTGTGCCTCGAGTGACAAAGGAACAGTGCACATCTTTGCTCTTAAAGACACCAAACTTAATAGACGTTCCGC GTTAGCACGGGTTGGAAAGGTAGGCCCTGTCATTGGTCAGTATGTAGACAGTCAGTGGTCATTGGCCAGCTTTACTGTGCCAGCCGAATGCGCCTGTATTTGTGCCTTTGGGAAAAACACATCAAAGAATGTGAACTCTGTCATAG CTATTTGTGTTGATGGCACCTTCCACAAGTATGTTTTCACTCCCGATGGAAACTGTAATCGAGAAGCCTTTGATGTTTACCTTGATatatgtgatgatgatgatttctAA